The Lagopus muta isolate bLagMut1 chromosome W unlocalized genomic scaffold, bLagMut1 primary SUPER_W_unloc_1, whole genome shotgun sequence genome contains the following window.
CGGACGGGCCTTTCTGGCCGCTGATGCTCGCTACTGCCGCGCCTCCTCTAAAACCCGGCGCTCCTTCGGTGCCACGGGGCTGCCGTGGCGCGTACTGGCTTGCTGGTGCCGCCTGGCTCGCCTAGCTTCCCAGCGCCCCCGTGTGGTGTGCGCGCGTGTGTAGAGGCGGGCGTGTGACGCTGAAGCGCTTGGTGGCAGTCGCGGGCGCTTGCCGCGCGCGATATCTATCAGCCCTTTGGCGCTGCTAGTCGTGCTAGTTCCATTAGAATTAGTTGACCATTGGGATTAGTTGGCCGTTTCCTACAGGTCGGTGGTATTCCCGTGTGCAAGGCGATAACCTTTGCGTCGATTTGGAAGTGTCTGACGTAGAGCCAGCCTCACCGCGCTAATCCGGAACGTTCTTTCGCCTGAGTACGCGGTGTTCTTGAGGACAGAGTCAACCCGGCCTCAGTCGGGATAACCCCAGGTTCTTAGTAAATGCCTTGGTCAAAAGTAGGATAGGAAGGCGATATTTGGCCATAACTGAAGGATGGTGAGCCACTGTTTGCCGCCTGAGTGGTTAAGCGGGGTCTTAATAAGAGAGTGAAATAAGCGCAAATGAaggtggtttggtttgggtttaaAATCGCTCCGTGCTcgtagcagcaggagcctgtgaAAACGTGTTTTGTGGATAGAAGGGAGAGGACTTTGCCAATTCAAAGATCACTTAGGAAGAATCGCCGTGTTGTCTTGCGTTTGGGGTACGAGTTCAGTGGGGCGTAGCGATCTGCTTAAGCTATTGCCTTTCTCCGGAGCCAACCCCGTTTTAACCGCgtactcttcttcctccagtgcCTTGCGTTCCGTGATGTTTCAACGCAAGCTCCTACGCTTTTTCCTAGCCGCTCGCGACAAGGCCGTTGTGAGGTTGTCCGAAGCAGAAGATTCTGGCGCACCTGTAAAGACCGTGGAAGCTTTCTGTACACCGAACGGTGCCTGTAAGTGGTACGTAATTTAGTAGGCGCTGTCCCGTGGCCTCGTTTCCTCTAGATGTTGCAAAGAGGCACAGTAGGCTATTTGGGGTTTCCCGACACCGTAGTCTTTTGCCTCTAGCTTGTGACGGAGCTGAGCGTTTTGACTAAGGGTAGCGAGAGAAAGCGATGCTCATTTCTGGGTGCGTGCTTGTagtgcaaaatgcagtgctgtttggaaGTATGGCCCGATGCCTGTTTTCAGGGTTTCCCGACAGTGGTACTTGCTCAAATGCGGAGAAGAGGGCTTGGGGTTTTGAGCAGGTCGGAGGCgaggaaggggaaagctgtctgaggggtgctggatgtttcattttcagctatagAAGTCAAGTTGGATGGCTTTTGCGTGGGCTCGCAAAGCCTACGtcgagtttttcttttctgccagaatGACTTACGTTGCCCGAAGATATAATGGGGGGCTGGAACCCCGAGACAAATCTGGCTACTGTGCCCGATTTGTAGTCCGTCACTGTCtagctgggggtggggagggggttaaaaaaaaaaaaagatggaaaaaaaacgATGGCAAgttcccatagctgcccctccCCCCATTGTGCATAATCCGTCTTTGTAACTTTGCTTGGAATGTGTCAGTTGCAGAAAGGCAGTAATTTGAAAAGCAGCGCTTGAATGGCGAAGAACTAGTTCACCGTGTTCTGTGGATGGTTCTTTGCTCACCTTCCTTCGCTTCCTGCCCTCTCCGCTCTTCTTTGTGTTGTAGCACGCTACGTTACGTAACGTTATTTCCCCCTCCAGCTTCACAGGCGTTTGATGATTGTTGGCGAGAAGTGTGCTGCTAACCTGGGCCTGACCGATGGATTCCGGATGGCTGTGAGATACCCCCCCTCAGGCCCTTCCGACTACCGCACGCGTCTCTGTATTCTGGGTGGCCGTCAGTTGGGCCAGCCTCCCGGGGAAGACGTTTGCACCGCAGGAGTTGCTGCACGCGTACGGATCGCCACCGAATGGATTTCACGTGTCGCCCGTCAGTCTAGCCTCCGTTGACATAGAATTGGTTCTGGTGGGTGCCTGTGGAGGGTAATGAAAAGCTTTGCGCAGCATTTGCACAATAAAGATGGAGCACGGAGATATCATCTCTGTCACGCGTGTCTTACTGATGGAAATGGTCCTGCAAGTTAAAACGGTGGGTCTCCGTCTCCCAAAGATAATATAGGATGTGCCGTGTGTTTGAGGCCTTGCCGTCTTCCCCcagcttccaaatgaaaggGCGTGGGTTTTATCGCGTAACAGCAGCATCGACAAGCGGCAGGCGTAGAATTATAGAGGAATAAGGTTGGAAGAAAGCTTCCAGATATCATCAGTCGTATGGCCCTGTCCCGAGGCCGAGCAAACGCTACCTGCATGATTGCTGTCCGGTGCTCGTCAGCCTGTTCTTAACCCATCTCGAAGCTTTGCCGCCGCTTCCGCTTTCTTTTCAGTCGCGGATTTTGCGACGTGGAGAATTAGTTTCTCCCACAGGAACTTTCCCAAATGGAAAAGACTTTGTGATGCTCGAGACGGCAATTGTCGCgcttctgctgtctttgatATTCGGCTGcccttctccatttttcatttttcatacaaacaaagcattaaaaaaaaaaaacccaaaaaacgTAGCATTGTTCCATAACCGGAAGGAGGGGCACTACAGGCACCGTCAGGCTCTAACGTGTAATCACATCTCGTGCTTTGTTAGGCCTCTGGCTTTGCTTTAGTCTTTGTTGAATTGCGATTGCATTCAAGGCTGACTGGAGTGGGGGAGTGTCAAAATGCTAAtagatatttgcattaaaagttGAATACTTGAAACTCGCCGAGTGAAATTATTGTGTGGCCGTTCCTCAAAGAATCTTCATTTGTCAGCAGTAGATCCGCTTGCGGGACTGGCAATCGCAGCTGTGAATGACTCTGAATTAAACCGTTTGAAGAAGCGGAATGAAACAACTTGTTacgtttttcctaatatccaacctgaagctccCCCCCGGCGCAGCTGACGGCCGTTACCTCTTGTCCCACcgctagttacctgggagaagcgGCCAACCCTCACCTCGCTACAACCACCTTTCGGGTAGTTGTAAAGAGGCGATAAGGTCTCTctctctgccctgagcctccccttctccagacaaaacaatcccagctccctcagccgctacCCATAGGtcttgtgctccagtcccttcaccaGCCTGGTTGCcctcctcctctggacacgctccggagcctcaacgtctttcttgtagtgaggggcccaaaactgaacgcagtactcgaggtgcggctTCACCCGGGccgagtacagagggatgatcacctccctagtcctgctgactgcacgatttgtgatccaagccaggatgccgttggccttcttggccccctgggcacgctgctggctcgtgttcaggcGGCTGTTGACTAATGCCCCCAGAACCgtttcctctgtgcagctttccagccaccctGCCCAAGCCCGTAGCGTTGCATGAGGTTGTTGTGAGCAAAGTGCGGGACCTGGCGCTTGGTCTCGTTGAAGCTCCTACAATTGTCCTCAGCCGAGCGATCCAGCCTATCCGGATCCCTgcgtagggccttcctaccctcaggcagatcagcccttcctcccaacatggtgtcatctgcaaccTTCCTGAGAGTGCGCTCAATCCCCTCGTCCAGATCACCAAccaagatattgaacaggaccGGCTCAAATGCTGGCcccctggggaacaccgctGGCGACCACCGCCAGCTGGACtgaactccattcaccaccactctctgggcccggccGTCCAGCCAGGTTTTTACCCGGCAGAGTACGCCTGCCCAAGCCGTGGGCTGCCATCTTCTCTGGGAGAATACCGTGGGAGACAGAATCAAAGGCTTcactgaagtctaggtagacgacatccacagcctttgcCTCATCCACTAGGCGGGTCACCTGGTCGTAGAAGGAGATCGGGtcggtcaagcaggacctgtctTTAAGGGACCCGCGCTGGCTAGGCCCGGTCCCCTGGTTGTCCCGCACACGCCCTGTGATGTCGCTCCGGGTGATCTGCTCCACGAGCTTCCTCGataccgaggtcaggctgacaggcctgtagttccccggatcctccatCCGACCCTTCTTGTAGGTGGGCGTCTGTCTCGCTCCAGCTATCGGTAGCGAGATGGTTCGTTATATGCGTATACCCGACGTGAGATTAAGACTCAGAAAGGAGCCAACTATTTGCCCAACCAGTTTATTGTGAAAGGTTTTGGTTAGCTAGGcctggggatgggaggtgggacgaagaaagcaatagcaaaaagacagaaaagaaaagcgaGGATTTGTTACAGGAACGCAGAGATTGTTACCACCGCAGTGTCACAATGTTTCATGAGTCTGGTTGGCAGCGGGGGTGGGGGGTGCAGGTTCTCTTTCTCGGTCGATCACAGGcggaaggaaaacacaacaagGGAATAGCGCGCACAAAGTTTCGGCAGACTCCACACGTATATATACTGTCTGGCTCTCCTTGGCTTGCTCATCGTAAGGGCACGTCCAGCACAGGTGCAACAgtcagaacagacagaagtaaagaaggcaCTGGGAATTGAGGGGCGTTTATTCCGCTCCGCGGCCCCATCTTCCAGCTCAGGGGGCTGAGTACCCTGAGGATAGCTGGTCTGACTGTTAAAGACAGAAGTGAAGAGGGCATTGagaacttcagccttttcctcctcctcggTGGTGACGTTCCCCACCGCATCGAATAAAGCAGGGAGATTCTCCTTGGCCCTCCTCTTGCTATTAATATGttcataaaaacaatgttttaatcgTCTCGAGCAACGGTGGCCACATTAAGGTCTCGCTGGGCTTTTGCCcgtctaattttctccctgcgtATTCTAGCAACATCCTTGCACTCTTCTCGagttgcctgtcccttcttgcGAAGATGGCACACTCCTGGCCTGCCCGGCCAATACGCGGTCATTCGACGGGAGGGATCGGCACCAAAAAGCCCCCAGCGCGTTTGAGGAGGAGCCGATAAGGGCAATCCCTAATACCCGGGGCCTGTTCTGCAGGCCTCGTTTGGCCGCCGCAGGGGCGCCGCACTTACAGGGCACAGCTTCCCTTCGCGGAGGCGCCCTCCCGCTCCCCCACGTCGCATCCCCGCGCGCCCGGAGGCGCGCGCAAAGTCCCTGAGCCCCGATAAGCACCGGGCCGACGGGAGCGGAGCCGCCAACAGGGCGGGGACAAGCGTAAAGGGCACGCGAGACAGCCAACCGAGGCGCTCGAACGGCCGGCGGCGCTCCGTCGGCCCAATGAGCGCCGccgagggccgggccgggccgagccgagccgagccgagccgagaggGGGAGGTTCGCGGCTGAGGGAGTGTTGTAGCGAGCGCGCGCCGTCATGGCCGGCGGGATGGTTAGGTCGCCGGCCGCCCGGCGCAGTGGCGCCGCTCTCTTCGGAAAAGTCGGCCGCCAGGAGTTCTCCGCCAACGTTATCCGCGAGAAGAGGAGGAGCCGTTGTGGACGAGGTGGTAGCCGCGGCGTTGCCGTGCGTTGTGCGATTCTTCCCTTgccccccccttcccacccctcccccaCCCTAGCGCGCTCGCTCGCCCTCTGGAACGAGCGCCCGTTGCGGTGCCGGCGAGTGCGGCGGGGCGAGCGGCGACGTTGCCGCCGGGCGGGCGGACGGGCCTTTCTGGCCGCTGATGCTCGCTACTGCCGCGCCTCCTCTAAAACCCGGCGCTCCTTCGGTGCCACGGGGCTGCCGTGGCGCGTACTGACTTGCTGGTGCCGCCTGGCTCGCCTAGCTTCCCAGCGCCCCCGTGTGGTGTGCGCGCGTGTGTAGAGGCGGGCGTGTGACGCTGAAGCGCTTGGTGGCAGTCGCGGGCGCTTGCCGCGCGCGATATCTATCAGCCCTTTGGCGCTGCTAGTCGTGCTAGTTGCATTAGAATTAGTTGGCCGTTTCCTACAGGTCGGTGGTATTCCCGTGTGCAAGGCGATAACCTTTGCGTCGATTTGGAAGTGTCTGACGTAGAGCCAGCCTCACCGCGCTAATCCGGAATGTTCTTTCGCCTGAGTACGCGGTGTTCTTGAGGACAGAGAGTCAACCCGGCCTCAGTCGAGATAACCCCAGGTTCTTAGTAAATGCCTTGGTCAAAAGTAGAATAGGAAGGCGATATTTGGCCATAACTGAAGGATGGTGAGCCACCGTTTGCCGCCTGAGTGGTTAAGCGGGGTCTTAATAAGAGAGTGAAATAAGCGCAAATGgaggtggtttggtttgggtttaaAATCGCTCCGTGCTcgtagcagcaggagcctgtgaAAACGTGTTTTGTGGATAGAAGGGAGAGGACTTTGCCAATTCAAAGATCACTTAGGAAGAATCGCCGTGTTGTCTTGCGTTTGGGGTACGAGTTCAGTGGGGCGTAGCGATCTGCTTAAGCTATTGCCTTTCTCCGGAGTCAACCCCGTTTTAACCGTgtactcttcttcctccagtgcCTTGCGTTCCGTGATGTTTCAACGCAAGCTCCTACGCTTTTTCCTAGCCGCTCGCGACAAGGCCGTTGTGAGGTTGTCCGAAGCAGAAGATTCTGGCGCACCTGTAAAGACCGTGGAAGCTTTCTGTACACCGAACGGTGCCTGTAAGTGGTACGTAATTTAGTAGGCGCTGTCCCGTGGCCTCGTTTCCTCTTGATGTTGCAAAGAGGCACAGTAGGCTATTTGGGGTTTCCCGACACCGTAGTCTTTTGCCTCTAGCTTGTGACGGAGCTGAGCGTTTTGACTAAGGGTAGCGAGAGAAAGCGATGCTCATTTCTGGGTGCGTGCTTGTagtgcaaaatgcagtgctgtttggaaGTATGGCCCGATGCCTGTTTTCAGGGTTTCCCGACAGTGGTACTTGCTCAAATGCGGAGAAGAGGGCTTGGGGTTTTGAGCAGGTCGGAGGCAAGGAAGGGGAAAGCTGTCTGAGGGGTGctggatgtttcattttcagctatagAAGTCAAGTTGGATGGCTTTTGCGTGGGCTCGCAAAGCCTACGtcgagtttttcttttctgccagaatGACTTATGTTGCCCGAAGATATAATGGGGGGCTGGAACCCCGAGACAAATCTGGCTACTGTGCCCGATTTGTAGTCCGTCACTGTCtagctgggggtggggagggggttaaaaaaaaagaaaaagaaggaaaaaaacgaTGGCAAgttcccatagctgcccctccCCGCATTGTGCATAATCGGTCTTTGTAACTTTGCTTAGAATGTGTCAGTTGCAGAAAGGCGGAAATTTGAAGAGCAGCGCTTGAATGGCGAAGAACTAGTTCACCGCGTTCTGTGGATGGTTCTTTGCTCGCCTTCCTTCGCTTCCTGCCCTCTCCGCTCTTCTTTGTGTTGTAGCACGCTACGTTACGTAACGTTATTTCCCCCTCCAGCTTCACAGGCGTTTGATGATTGTTGGCGAGAAGTGTGCTGCTAACCTGGGCCTGACCGATGGATTCCGGATGGCTGTGAGATACCCCCCCTCAGGCCCTTCCGACTACCGCACGCGTCTCTGTATTCTGGGTGGCCGTCAGTTGGGCCAGCCTCCCGGGGAAGACGTTTGCACCGCAGGAGTTGCTGCACGCGTACGGATCGCCACCAAATGGATTTCACGTGTCGCCCGTCAGTCTAGCCTCCGTTGACATAGAATTGGTTCTGGTGGGTGCCTGTGGAGGGTAATGAAAAGCTTTGCGCAGCATTTGCACAATAAAGATGGAGCACGGAGATATCATCTCTGTCTCGCGTGTCTCACTGATGGAAATGGTCCTGCAAGTTAAAACGGTGGGTCTCCGTCTCCCAAAGATAATATAGGATGTGCCGTGTCTTTGAGGCCTTGCCGTCTTCCCCcagcttccaaatgaaaggGCGTGGGTTTTATCGCGTAACAGCAGCATCGACAAGCGGCAGGCGTAGAATTATAGAGGAATAAGGTTGGAAGAAAGCTTCCAGATATCATCTGTCGTATGGCCCTGTCCCGAGGCCGAGCAAACGCTACCTGCATGCTTTCTGTCCGGTGCTCCTCAGCCTGTTCTTAACCCATCTCGAAGCTTTGCCGCCGCTTCCGCTTTCTTTTCAGTCGCGGATTTTGCGACGTGGAGAATTAGTTTCTCCCACAGGAACTTTCCCAAATGGAAAAGGCTTTGTGATGCTCGAGACGGCAATTGTCGCgcttctgctgtctttgatATTCGGCTGcccttctccatttttcatttttcatacaaacaaagcattaaaaaaaaaaaccccaaaaaacatAGCATTGTTCCATAACCGGAAGGAGGGGCACTACAGGCACCGTCAGGCTCTAACGTGTAATCACGTCTCGTGCTTTGTTAGGCCTCTGGCTTTGCTTTAGTCTTTGTTGAATTGCGATTGCATTCAAGGCTGACTGGAGTGGGGGAGTGTCAAAATGCTAAtagatatttgcattaaaagttGAATACTTGAAACTCGCCGAGTGAAATTATTGTGTGGCCGTTCCTCAAAGAATCTTCATTTGTCAGCAGTAGATCCGCTTGCGGGACTGGCGATCGCAGCTGTGAATGACTCTGAATTAAACCGTTTGAAGAAGCGGAATGAAACAACTTGTTacgtttttcctaatatccaacctgaagctccCCCCCGGCGCAGCTGACGGCCGTTACCTCTTGTCCCACcgctagttacctgggagaagcgGCCAATCCTCACCTCGCTACAACCACCTTTCGGGTAGTTGTAAAGAGGCGATAAGGTCTCTctctctgccctgagcctccccttctccagacaaaacaatcccagctccctcagccgctacCCATAGGTCTTGCgctccagtcccttcaccagcttcgttgccctcctcctctggacacgctccggagcctcaacatctttcttgtagtgaggggcccaaaactgaacgcagtactcgaggtgcggaCTCACCCGGGccgagtacagagggatgatcacctccctagtcctgctgactgcacgatttgtgatccaagccaggatgccgttggccttcttggccccctgggcacgctgctggctcgtgttcaggcGGCTGTTGACTAATGCCCCCAGAACCGTTTCCTcggtgcagctttccagccaccctGCCCGAGCCCGTAGCGTTGCATGAGGTTGTTGTGAGCAAAGTGCGGGACCTGGCGCTTGGTCTCGTTGAAGCTCCTACAATTGGCCTCAGCCGAGCGATCCAGCCTATCCGGATCCCTgcgtagggccttcctaccctcaggcagatcagcccttcctcccaacatggtgtcatctgcaaccTTCCTGAGAGTGCGCTCAATCCCCTCGTCCAGATCACCAAccaagatattgaacaggaccGGCTCAAATGCTGGCCCCCTGGGGAGCACCGCTGGCGACCACCGCCAGCTGGACtgaactccattcaccaccactctctgggcccggccGTCCAGCCAGGTTTTTACCCGGCAGAGTACGCCTGCCCAAGCCGTGGGCTGCCATCTTCTCTGGGAGAATACCGTGGGAGACAGAATCAAAGGCTTcactgaagtctaggtagacgacatccacagcctttgcCTCATCCAGTAGGTGGGTCACCTGGTCGTAGAAGGAGATCGGGtcggtcaagcaggacctgtctTTAAGGGACCCGCGCTGGCTGGGCCTGGTCCCCTGGTTGTCCCGCACACGCCCTGTGATGTCGCTCCGGGTGATCTGCTCCACGAGCTTCCTCGataccgaggtcaggctgacagtcctgtagttccccggatcctccatCCGACCCTTCTTGTAGGTGGGCGTCTGTCTCGCTCCAGCTATCGGTAGCGAGATGGTTCGTTATATGCGTATACCCGACGTGAGATTAAGACTCAGAAAGGAGCCAACTATTTGCCCAACCAGTTTATTGTGAAAGGTTTTGGTTAGCTAGGcctggggatgggaggtgggacgaagaaagcaatagcaaaaagacagaaaagaaaagcgaGGATTTGTTACAGGAACGCAGAGATTGTTACCACCGCAGTGTCACAATGTTTCATGAGTCTGGTTGGCAGCGGGGGTGGGGGGTGCAGGTTCTCTTTCTCGGTCGATCACAGGcggaaggaaaacacaacaagGGAATAGCGCGCACAAAGTTTTGGCAGACTCCACACGTATATATACTGTCTGGCTCTCCTTGGCTTGCTCATCGTAAGGGCACGTCCAGCACAGGTGCAACAgtcagaacagacagaagtaaagaaggcaCTGGGAATTGAGGGGCGTTTATTCCGCTCCGCGGCCCCATCTTCCAGCTCAGGGGGCTGAGTACCCTGAGGATAGCTGGTCTGACTGTTAAAGACAGAAGTGAAGAGGGCATTGagaacttcagccttttcctcctcctcggTGGTGACGTTCCCCACCGCATCGAATAAAGCAGGGAGATTCTCCTTGGCCCTCCTCTTGCTATTAATATGttcataaaaacaatgttttaatcgTCTCGAGCAACGGTGGCCACATTAAGGTCTCGCTGGGCTTTTGCCcgtctaattttctccctgcgtATTCTAGCAACATCCTTGCACTCTTCTCGagttgcctgtcccttcttgcGAAGATGGCACACTCCTGGCCTGCCCGGCCAATACGCGGTCATTCGACGGGAGGGATCGGCACCAAAAAGCCCCCAGCGCGTTTGAGGAGGAGCCGATAAGGGCAATCCCTAATACCCGGGGCCTGTTCTGCAGGCCTCGTTTGGCCGCCGCAGGGGCGCCGCACTTACAGGGCACAGCTTCCCTTCGCGGAGGCGCCCTCCCGCTCCCCCACGTCGCATCCCCGCGCGCCCGGAGGCGCGCGCAAAGTCCCTGAGCCCCGATAAGCACCGGGCCGACGGGAGCGGAGCCGCCAACAGGGCGGGGACAAGCGTAAAGGGCACGCGAGACAGCCAACCGAGGCGCTCGAACGGCCGGCGGCGCTCCGTCGGCCCAATGAGCGCCGccgagggccgggccgggccgagccgagccgagccgagccgagaggGGGAGGTTCGCGGCTGAGGGAGTGTTGTAGCGAGCGCGCGCCGTCATGGCCGGCGGGATGGTTAGGTCGCCGGCCGCCCGGCGCAGTGGCGCCGCTCTCTTCGGAAAAGTCGGCCGCCAGGAGTTCTCCGCCAACGTTATCCGCGAGAAGAGGAGGAGCCGTTGTGGACGAGGTGGTAGCCGCGGCGTTGCCGTGCGTTGTGCGATTCTTCCCTtgcccccccccttcccacccctcccccaCCCTAGCGCGCTCGCTCGCCCTCTGGAACGAGCGCCCGTTGCGGTGCCGGCGAGTGCGGCGGGGCGAGCGGCGACGTTGCCGCCGGGCGGGCGGACGGGCCTTTCTGGCCGCTGATGCTCGCTACTGCCGCGCCTCCTCTAAAACCCGGCGCTCCTTCGGTGCCACGGGGCTGCCGTGGCGCGTACTGACTTGCTGGTGCCGCCTGGCTCGCCTAGCTTCCCAGCGCCCCCGTGTGGTGTGCGCGCGTGTGTAGAGGCGGGCGTGTGACGCTGAAGCGCTTGGTGGCAGTCGCGGGCGCTTGCCGCGCGCGATATCTATCAGCCCTTTGGCGCTGCTAGTCGTGCTAGTTGCATTAGAATTAGTTGGCCGTTTCCTACAGGTCGGTGGTATTCCCGTGTGCAAGGCGATAACCTTTGCGTCGATTTGGAAGTGTCTGACGTAGAGCCAGCCTCACCGCGCTAATCCGGAACGTTCTTTCGCCTGAGTACGCGGTGTTCTTGAGGACAGAGAGTCAACCCGGCCTCAGTCGGGATAACCCCAGGTTCTTAGTAAATGCCTTGGTCAAAAGTAGGATAGGAAGGCGATATTTGGCCATAACTGAAGGATGGTGAGCCACCGTTTGCCGCCTGAGTGGTTAAGCGGGGTCTTAATAAGAGAGTGAAATAAGCGCAAATGgaggtggtttggtttgggtttaaAATCGCTCCGTGCTcgtagcagcaggagcctgtgaAAACGTGTTTTGTGGATAGAAGGGAGAGGACTTTGCCAATTCAAAGATCACTTAGGAAGAATCGCCGTGTTGTCTTGCGTTTGGGGTACGAGTTCAGTGGGGCGTAGCGATCTGCTTAAGCTATTGCCTTTCTCCGGAGTCAACCCCGTTTTAACCGCgtactcttcttcctccagtgcCTTGCGTTCCGTGATGTTTCAACGCAAGCTCCTATGCTTTTTCCTAGCCGCTCGCGACAAGGCCGTTGTGAGGTTGTCCGAAGCAGAAGATTCTGGCGCACCTGTAAAGACCGTGGAAGCTTTCTGTACACCGAACGGTGCCTGTAAGTGGTACGTAATTTAGTAGGCGCTGTCCCGTGGCCTCGTTTCCTCTTGATGTTGCAAAGAGGCACAGTAGGCTATTTGGGGTTTCCCGACACCGTAGTCTTTTGCCTCTAGCTTGTGACGGAGCTGAGCGTTTTGACTAAGGGTAGCGAGAGAAAGCGATGCTCATTTCTGGGTGCGTGCTTGTagtgcaaaatgcagtgctgtttggaaGTATGGCCCGATGCCTGTTTTCAGGGTTTCCCGACAGTGGTACTTGCTCAAATGCGGAGAAGAGGGCTTGGGGTTT
Protein-coding sequences here:
- the LOC125687577 gene encoding LOW QUALITY PROTEIN: adenosine 5'-monophosphoramidase HINT1-like (The sequence of the model RefSeq protein was modified relative to this genomic sequence to represent the inferred CDS: deleted 2 bases in 1 codon), encoding MAGGMVRSPAARRSGAALFGKVGRQEFSANVIREEEEPLWTRSALRSVMFQRKLLRFFLAARDKAVVRLSEAEDSGAPLHRRLMIVGEKCAANLGLTDGFRMAVRYPPSGPSDYRTRLCILGGRQLGQPPGEDVCTAGVAARVRIATEWISRVARQSSLR